From a region of the Colias croceus chromosome 30, ilColCroc2.1 genome:
- the LOC123704704 gene encoding zinc finger protein 845-like, with protein MQSLDYVCDYCDRSFIRKCNLVTHIENFHINITRYCEICGKTFGRAAALKIHLSQGHNNHGQGLPECDLCGRVFKRKQNIVSHMTSKHFRMLKTFSTCNVCDKTFTTDRNLKRHKNQLHNPNVQYLICDYCQKVFKGKQSLISHINSVHNPVETDYNQCFLCDKTFSSNRNLRRHVEMLHGERTEFKCDLCPKVFMWHHSLRRHTLARHMSDSLEQFSCKFCDKIFYGRENVENHLALHHKPEAVNKTVANECMAIKIGHRCEYCQKKFDEETQLRQHVKSEHSFQDFYTYCKKSLMNLSAKENEGRNKFVFYNCELCTDVFTSVYGLKDHMKAWHDVDYSLSTCNVCFKKFYSKQAIREHQKICLPPKGVKSCDNCDKLFTDQSSLEFHQRIFHPQTQIPKVTSSVDDSNLNGSFKCALCSRVYMNDRSLKHHIKLNHTNETIVHCELCSKVYNNKYYLAAHMRTIHSNDKIFQCDLCDKVFRNKRGIRRHIVFTHMGKSRYKCIECESLFKEKRSLRKHVRSKHSQSDVFPQCHICQKRFESAQSCKVHLKLMHSVNMDTYPCHMCSISFSSKKSLNIHVSNKHSSQEQIFKCDTCKLVFNGQQSFDQHNANSLCKMHKMQKLLPRCIICAKDFSARKTLRSHIRKFHPEFNVDDLARYGSERRLFVVECEDCLRNFNDETYYEHYLKFKHLRDTIVFTCEYCSVSYNCLEYSIQRYKMAHEKLNTSTLMLSELCTTEMSEDSTSLSEIECSRYEVKTEPVDFSTVYDMGSGYEIMTECEIKAEPMSP; from the coding sequence aTGCAGTCCTTAGACTACGTGTGCGATTATTGCGATCGCTCCTTCATCAGAAAATGTAACCTTGTGACGCACATTGAGaattttcatataaacatCACGAGGTACTGCGAAATATGCGGAAAAACCTTCGGCAGAGCGGCAGCTTTGAAGATACATTTAAGCCAAGGACACAACAATCATGGACAAGGCTTACCCGAATGCGATCTGTGTGGACGAGTctttaaaagaaaacaaaatatagtaTCGCACATGACGTCAAAACACTTCAGAATGTTGAAGACCTTCTCTACGTGTAACGTCTGCGATAAAACGTTCACAACGGATCGGAATTTAAAACGCCATAAGAATCAGTTGCACAACCCAAATGTGCAGTATCTTATTTGCGATTATTGCCAAAAAGTGTTCAAAGGAAAACAGTCGTTAATATCTCATATCAATTCAGTGCATAATCCCGTGGAAACAGATTACAATCAGTGCTTCTTGTGTGATAAAACGTTTTCGAGTAATCGGAACTTGAGACGGCATGTGGAAATGTTGCATGGTGAAAGGACTGAGTTTAAGTGTGATTTGTGTCCAAAAGTGTTCATGTGGCATCATAGTTTGAGACGACATACCCTGGCTAGGCATATGAGTGATAGTTTGGAACAGTTTAGTTGCAAATTTtgcgataaaatattttacggaAGGGAAAATGTAGAAAACCACCTCGCGTTGCATCATAAACCAGAAGCAGTGAACAAAACTGTGGCCAACGAATGTATGGCAATCAAAATCGGGCACCGTTGCGAATATTGTCAAAAGAAATTCGACGAAGAAACTCAATTACGGCAGCATGTGAAATCGGAGCATTCGTTTCAAGATTTTTACACGTACTGCAAGAAATCGTTGATGAATTTGAGTGCTAAAGAAAATGAGGGTAGAAACAAATTCGTTTTCTACAATTGCGAATTATGTACGGACGTTTTCACGTCCGTCTATGGGTTGAAAGACCACATGAAGGCGTGGCATGATGTGGATTACAGCTTGTCGACTTGTAACGTCTGTTTTAAGAAGTTCTACAGCAAGCAAGCAATAAGAGAACATCAGAAAATATGTCTACCGCCAAAAGGTGTGAAGAGTTGTGACAATTGTGACAAGCTGTTCACAGATCAATCGAGCTTAGAATTTCACCAGCGTATTTTCCATCCTCAAACTCAAATTCCCAAAGTCACATCGAGTGTAGACGATTCTAACTTAAATGGCTCGTTTAAATGTGCCCTGTGCAGCCGAGTGTACATGAACGATAGATCCTTAAAACATCACATCAAGTTAAATCACACTAACGAAACCATAGTACATTGCGAATTGTGCAGTAAAGTGtacaataataagtattatttggCTGCTCATATGAGAACGATACATTCTAACGACAAAATCTTTCAATGTGATTTGTGTGATAAGGTTTTTCGGAATAAACGTGGAATACGAAGGCATATAGTGTTTACACATATGGGCAAATCGCGATATAAGTGTATAGAGTGTGAGAGCTTGTTTAAAGAGAAACGTAGTTTGCGAAAGCATGTACGTTCGAAACACTCGCAATCGGATGTGTTTCCGCAGTGTCATATCTGTCAGAAGCGTTTTGAATCAGCCCAGTCATGTAAAGTGCATTTGAAATTGATGCATTCAGTCAATATGGATACATATCCCTGCCATATGTGCTCCATTTCGTTCAGTTCAAAGAAATCTCTAAATATCCACGTATCGAATAAACATTCGTCACAAGAACAGATCTTTAAATGTGATACTTGCAAATTAGTGTTCAATGGACAGCAAAGCTTTGATCAGCATAATGCGAACAGCTTGTGCAAAATGCACAAAATGCAGAAACTCTTGCCGCGTTGTATTATATGCGCAAAGGATTTCAGTGCGCGCAAAACTTTAAGGAGCCACATACGGAAATTCCACCCGGAATTTAACGTGGATGACTTAGCAAGATACGGTTCGGAACGACGTCTGTTTGTCGTAGAATGTGAAGACTGTTTACGGAATTTTAACGATGAAACATACTACGAACATTatctaaaatttaaacatttacgtGATACAATCGTGTTCACGTGTGAATACTGTTCCGTGTCCTACAACTGTCTGGAATATTCGATTCAAAGATACAAAATGGCGCACGAAAAACTAAATACAAGTACGTTGATGTTGAGTGAGTTGTGTACGACCGAAATGAGTGAGGACTCGACTAGTTTGAGTGAGATTGAGTGTTCGAGGTATGAGGTGAAAACAGAACCTGTGGATTTTAGTACAGTATATGATATGGGATCTGGATATGAAATAATGACAGAGTGCGAAATTAAGGCTGAACCAATGTCTCCTTAA
- the LOC123704727 gene encoding uncharacterized protein LOC123704727, whose amino-acid sequence MVKMKQLEVEEVCPKRKFYPMVVNFQNAYITDEYQGSNCEIFVNQENNKNTVVTELDNMVYTGDEEEEEDVGQVLLLARDKNTGKVRIFESSHLNLKPVIRNNLDTSQLLETSNLELSRKFGSKKQKKRMEQREKLKINVETITAQVEKATEKISEDQLDLSSYDNGTLPDDFYLPPIDRKATRLDDVYDINKILTEDEIETISSEIAEKDYKSEMSPTILSMIEKSKSKINKVLGLYASCLIKFFLTSAKEMKLKSYAACKCSHTLHKIIMKNFTSMTKGQTVRLPNFKDKAFCHTIVFIFLLNNYKCSLMNICEEFKMTQATILKKLRIIGATVVTSGGAKTVQLKYPLNFKPMYRRKSTKF is encoded by the coding sequence atggtaaaaatgaaacaattagAAGTAGAAGAGGTATGTCCAAAGCGAAAATTTTACCCCATGGTTGTGAATTTTCAAAATGCTTACATCACTGACGAGTATCAAGGAAGCAATTGTGAGATCTTTGTTaatcaagaaaataataaaaatactgttGTAACTGAACTAGATAATATGGTGTACACTGGAgatgaagaagaagaagaagacgTGGGACAAGTATTATTACTCGCAAGAGACAAAAACACTGGAAAAGTTCGAATTTTTGAGTCAAGTCATCTAAACTTAAAACCAGTTATCAGAAACAATTTGGACACCTCACAGCTACTAGAAACGAGTAATTTAGAACTAAGTCGTAAATTCGGTTCCAAGAAGCAGAAAAAACGGATGGAACAGcgcgaaaaattaaaaataaacgtagAAACGATAACAGCGCAAGTCGAGAAAGCTACAGAAAAAATAAGTGAAGATCAACTGGATTTATCATCTTACGATAATGGGACCCTGCCTGATGATTTCTACTTACCGCCAATCGACCGAAAAGCGACTCGACTTGACGACGTTTACgatatcaacaaaattttaacaGAAGACGAGATTGAAACAATATCATCCGAAATCGCTGAGAAAGATTACAAATCGGAAATGTCTCCGACGATACTGAGTATGATAGAAAAGAGTAAgtcgaaaataaataaagtactcGGTCTGTACGCATCTTGTTTAATAAAGTTCTTTCTGACATCTGCGAAAGAAATGAAGTTGAAAAGTTATGCAGCATGTAAGTGTTCGCATACACTgcacaaaattataatgaagaACTTTACGTCTATGACAAAAGGACAAACAGTGAGATTACCGAACTTTAAAGACAAAGCATTTTGTCACACAATCGTGtttatattcttattaaataactataaatgTTCCTTGATGAATATTTGTGAGGAATTTAAAATGACTCAAGCAACAATACTAAAGAAACTGAGGATTATTGGCGCGACTGTTGTAACGTCTGGTGGTGCGAAGACAGTGCAATTGAAGTATCCATTGAACTTTAAACCGATGTACAGGCGGAAGAGTactaagttttaa